Proteins found in one bacterium genomic segment:
- a CDS encoding ice-binding family protein, translating into MTKSNKNSIIAALAVSFILGLTGPISAFAATTPSLGEAVTYGVLGSTYSNTTVTTINGDVGFTTGPAVAPLGVHTNYGSGAPYATAGTDQGDALTNLNGQTCTFTFTPGAINLSTDTTHGPIGIYTPGVYCSTGAMDVGGPLALNGSGTYIFRPVGALTSPAGAVITSTNASACDVFWTPAAAMTLGANNTFMGTVIGNAGITVGANTTWIGRALSFGGTVTTDTDTITAPTCTSPSVPATLHVIKQVINDNSGTTTISSFNLHVKISGTDVAGSPAAGTAAPGTSYSLSPGTYIVSEDTNASYVSSFSGDCDSSGSVTLSAGANKTCTITNNDILPPPPTPLKECKLEIQKQVDKSIANPGDTVTYTIAFKNIGTANCTGGGVRVTDTAYALLTFLDESHSANVVAGYGSKPLYTEATRLLIWNADTLTPNESGWVKWRARVNSAVSCGNFEIPNTAKITALELSNFQTLISSNTVKTTGTKYCPLSALNLIQNPSFEINGGNGNPQNWLRGGWGTNTRTFTYPTIGSDGNKAVKVAITNYTSGDAKWYFKDVPIVGGKTYTFSDSYKSNVKNEIGVFYKTPSGTRYQFLTTLPASPAWTNVTRQITVPANAIALTVFHTIYSVGYLELDSFSLTQVN; encoded by the coding sequence ATGACAAAGTCTAATAAGAATTCAATAATAGCTGCGTTGGCCGTTTCCTTTATATTAGGTCTCACCGGACCGATTAGCGCATTCGCCGCAACAACGCCTTCTCTAGGAGAAGCGGTAACTTATGGTGTTCTTGGTAGTACCTACAGCAACACTACGGTAACCACAATCAATGGAGATGTCGGATTTACCACAGGACCAGCAGTTGCCCCTTTAGGTGTGCATACGAACTACGGATCTGGTGCCCCATATGCTACGGCAGGCACAGATCAAGGTGATGCGCTAACTAATCTCAATGGCCAAACATGTACATTCACGTTCACCCCCGGAGCAATCAATCTCTCTACTGATACGACACATGGTCCTATTGGTATATATACTCCTGGGGTGTACTGCAGCACAGGGGCGATGGACGTAGGAGGTCCGCTTGCTCTTAACGGTAGCGGAACGTACATCTTCAGACCTGTTGGTGCGCTTACATCGCCGGCCGGTGCGGTTATTACATCAACCAACGCATCAGCTTGCGACGTTTTTTGGACTCCAGCCGCCGCAATGACTCTTGGCGCAAACAACACATTCATGGGAACTGTCATTGGCAATGCGGGTATTACCGTGGGTGCTAATACTACGTGGATAGGAAGAGCCTTATCATTTGGTGGAACAGTGACGACCGATACTGACACAATTACCGCACCAACATGCACATCACCTTCTGTTCCCGCTACTCTTCATGTTATTAAGCAAGTGATAAATGATAATAGTGGCACCACAACTATTTCTTCCTTTAATCTACATGTAAAAATTTCTGGGACTGATGTTGCAGGGAGTCCAGCGGCTGGAACTGCGGCACCTGGAACTTCTTATTCGCTCTCTCCTGGCACGTATATAGTAAGTGAAGATACAAATGCCTCGTATGTGTCGAGTTTCAGCGGAGATTGTGATTCGAGTGGTAGCGTGACACTTTCCGCGGGCGCCAACAAGACTTGTACGATTACTAACAACGATATTCTCCCTCCGCCACCAACTCCACTTAAAGAATGTAAACTCGAAATTCAAAAGCAAGTTGATAAATCCATCGCAAACCCAGGCGACACAGTGACCTATACAATTGCTTTCAAAAATATTGGTACCGCGAATTGCACCGGTGGCGGGGTTAGAGTGACTGATACCGCCTACGCACTACTTACGTTTCTCGATGAATCGCACAGTGCAAATGTAGTAGCTGGATACGGCTCAAAACCACTCTACACGGAGGCGACGCGCCTCTTGATCTGGAACGCAGACACACTTACTCCAAATGAGTCTGGTTGGGTCAAATGGCGGGCACGTGTAAATTCTGCCGTCAGCTGCGGAAACTTCGAAATTCCGAATACGGCAAAAATTACTGCGCTCGAGCTCTCGAACTTCCAAACATTGATTTCAAGTAATACCGTGAAAACAACTGGTACAAAATATTGCCCACTATCTGCCTTAAATCTTATTCAAAATCCGTCATTTGAAATAAATGGAGGAAACGGAAATCCCCAAAATTGGCTTCGGGGAGGTTGGGGAACAAACACACGCACTTTTACTTACCCAACAATTGGCTCCGATGGTAACAAAGCCGTAAAAGTGGCGATCACAAACTATACAAGCGGTGATGCAAAATGGTATTTCAAAGATGTGCCAATTGTTGGTGGGAAAACTTATACATTCTCTGATTCATACAAATCAAATGTGAAGAACGAGATTGGTGTATTTTATAAAACACCCTCTGGCACGCGCTATCAGTTCCTGACTACTCTCCCTGCCTCACCTGCTTGGACCAATGTTACGCGTCAGATAACAGTCCCTGCAAATGCCATAGCTCTTACGGTATTCCACACCATCTACAGCGTTGGTTACCTTGAACTCGATTCGTTCTCTCTCACACAAGTAAACTAA